ATACTGTTTTATGTAGTCTCTGTATGGTGCTGGAAAAACTGTTGATAACTTTGCATTGTCAGCGTAAACCAAACATTACCTTAAAGTTCTCCTCAGTCAGACCTTCCTTTCTCTTGGCATCTCGGATCATGGCTGCTACATATCTCTTCACCAGGTTCTTCAGAACCTCCTAAAAACAACACAGCCCAAAGGTTGGCTTAAGAACTTCTGGAGATAGAGTGAGTGGAAAAACTCCTATGGGGTACAGGGTACATTTGGGACAAGTGACTGGATTCAGAATGATGAGCAGCtttaatacaaatgaataactatcatatacagtggggagaacaagtattttatatactgccaattttgtaggttttcctacttacaaagcatgtagaggtctgtcatttttatcataggtacacttcaactgtgaaagatggaatctaaaacaagaatccattgtatggtttttaaataattaatttgcattttattgcattacataagtatttgatcacctaccaaccagtaagaattccggctctcacagatctgttagtttttctttaagaagccctcctgatctccactcattacctgtattaactgcacctgtttgaacttgttacctgtataaaagacacgtgtccacacactcaatcaaacagactccaacctctccacaatgacagctgtgtaaggataaaattgtagacctgcacaagactgggatgggctataggacaataggcaaccagcttggtgagaaggcaacaactgttggcgcaattattagaaaatggaagaagttcaagatgacggtcaatctctctcggtctggggctccatgcaagatacacggcaggacctggtcaatgacctgaagtgagctgggaccacagtctcaaagaaaaacattagtaacacactacgctgtcatggattaaaatcctgcagtgctcgcaatgtccccctgctgaagccagcacatgtccagacccgtctgaagtttgccaatgaccatctagatgatccagaggaggaatggaagaaggtcatgtggtctgatgagacaaaaatagagctttttggtctaaactccacttgccgtgtttggaggaagaagaaggatgagtacaaccccaagcacaccatcccaaccgtgaagcatggaggtggaaacatcattctttggggatgcttttctgcaaaggggaccggacgactgcaccgtattgaggggaggatggatggggccatgtatcgcgagatcttggccaacaacctccttccctcagtaagagcattgcagatgggtcgtggctgggtcttccagcatgacaacgacccgaaacacacagccagggcaactaaggagtggctccgtaagaagcatctcaagatcctggagtggcctagccagtagaaaatctttggagggagctgaaagtccatattgcccagcaacagccccgaaacctgaaggatctggagaaggtctgtatggaggagtgggccaaaatccctgctgcaaacctggtcaagaattacaggaaacgtataatctctgtaattgcaaacatggtttctgtaccaaatattaagttctgcttttctaatgtatcaaatacttatgtcatgcaataaaatgcaaattaattacttaaaaattatacaatatgattttcaggatttttgttttagattccgtcactcacagttgaagagtacctatgataattatagacttctacaagctttgtaagtgggaaaatttgcaaaatcggcagtgtatcaaatacttgttctccccactgtaaatcaatatcatatattatacatttgattgggaaaaaactaaaaaaaacaatacctgGTACTGGTGGTTTTTTCTTACGTTTAACGCAGCCCGTTTCTACAACAGAAGAACATTATTTCACTCCAGAAGCTCAGCAGGCAGCATGACTGAAATCTGTTAATGTGATTTTCCTATTTTGTGAAAAGCTGTCCAGCTTGCTCTTTCATCACCTGCCCATTCCCTGGTAACCCAGGAACAGGAGCCAGAGTAAATGGGGGACATGTCTCCGCCAAGGTTAGAAGCTGGTTAAATGCTGTATGAGCCACTAAgtcctcccctctcttttctctctttaagTTGTTACCATTTAGCTTTAAGGAATTTGCAACTGGTTTGGTAATTTACGTACATGTGGGGATCCCTACGAAGAcggtaaaacctgaaaaataggTTTTAACAGGTGCAGGATCACACTAGGGGCCATTTAAGCCTATTAATGAATctctgcaaaacaaaaacattaagagGAGACAGGAAAACATATCATGTCATTACAAGTCATGTGCTTGCATGAATGGCGCCTCAGATGTAGTACAGTCTTTAATActaaaaatgtcaatgatgCCACAATAATCAACAAATACTACTAAGACACATCTGGGTTTAAGGAGATGTTTGTTTTCTAGTTTAGGACCTATAAAGTAAACAACGTAGGACATTGCACTTTATATTGGTGGATTTAATATAAGACTGAAgatgtttaattaaatgtactgtaacaaaatTAACCATTTATTTCAGCGGAAATGCCTCTCTGCAAAGCCCCCTCTTGAAAATGTGCCCAATTGTATGTTCAGGCTCTAACCTCTTCTCAAAAGACGCTAGAATTGTGTGTTATGTCCACAGGCATAGAAACTGGCAAAGAAAGCAGTGTATATCCCCTGTGTATCCAACAAGAGTTCTGAATGTGTTTTGAGAAAATTCCTGTCATTTTACAATCCTTTTGAGATATAATGCTCACCCCTATGGttctaaatgtttctgttttcttggCCCTGTTCTTGAAGATATGTTTcctgatccaacagatgaagTAGCAGACTGACTTGGGGCTGGGGATAATGTTGAATGGGGAAGGCAGTGTCCCTCCTTCTTCAAAGTAACTCATCCACAACTTGGTTCTGGCAAACTTCCACTCAATATCTGCATGATCCTAAAACAGAAATAACAATACTATGATGCGAAATGAAATGTCTCAGAAAGGCTGCCAGGTTCATAAATTGTTTTTTGCTTTCCAGTCATAGAGTGAGACTCACAGCTATGTGTTGGTAGGAGTTGTTCATCATGGCAATCAGCATGTTCAGTAGCACCACCAGAGAAATGATGTTATAGGTTCCAAACATGGTAGCCCCTACAAACTCTGTGAACTTGTGGTCTGCTTCAACATTGGTGACGTACAGGCTGATCAGACCGAAGATAGACCAGAACAATGACTGGAGCGTCTCAAACAACCTAGAAGACAAATGACATAATGGTGGATTATCGTTCTGAATTGTTAATCTACCATGAAAGGCTGTCATTAACCTTGTGCTCAAAGAAATGACACTGTTCACTGTAAAAGAAAGTCAAAACTTATCAGGACATGAAACCATTACAAAATGTGAACCGATTTGAAATCTGATTTTAATCAGCTTGCACATCCATTCTTGCCACATAGCTCTGTATTTAGAGGATTGtggataatatttttttttctgtgttttaattgttttgcacaatgttttaaacatgtttaatgAAAGTAAATATTACCAATTTAAGCATTAAGTGGCATGTTGTGACATAAGATGTAATCTATCCAAACCATAATCCAAAATGGCATTTAAATTACAACTGACATTTCTGGGAAAGCCTGGGAAACATCTGTGTTTAACCCTACCAGCATTGAAATACATATGTTGCAAATGAATTCATCATCAGGCTAAATCATCACTAACGTTGAGAAAGCGTTGTTTTGTATTTCACAGCGGATGCCCTTGCATCCCTTCTGTCCCTCGTTGGTCTTGTGGTAGGAGTACAGCTGGTTGAGCCCATTAGCGAAGGCCAGGAGCACCAAGcagtagaaaaacaggaactTCAGAATGTCCAGCAACATCCTGCCCAGAGAGATCTGGAATAGTCGTGACAATTAACATAATCTTCTTCATCATTGCCATCAATATcaccattattattatcatcatcatcatcattttcattGTATGGCCGGTGGCATCGACCTAGTGGTTAAAGCATCTGACCAGATTGAATCCCAAAACTGGCAGGGAATAAATTGGTCCCTACAGGGTACCCTAGTAACAGAGAGACTCCCCAAGAGGGGACCCTGATAACAGAGAGACATCCCTACAGAGGCCCCAGGTAACAGAGAGACTCCCCTACAGAGGACCCAGGTAACAGAGATACTCCCCTACAGAGGCCCCAGGTAACAGAGAGACTCCCCTAGAGAGGACCCTGGTAACAGAGAGACATCCCCACAAGGAACCCCTGGTTACAGAGAGACTCTCCTACAGAGGACCCTGGTAACAGTAAGACTTACTTGTAGATGTCCCAAGTAACATAGAGACTCACTTGTAGAGGCCCCAGGTGTGAGTTAGCCGTGAACAGAGAGATAAGACGCAGGGAGCTGAAGATGTTAGCGATAGCAAACATTGCCTCTGCTACCAGGGTTGGATGCCACATCTCCCATTTGTCCCTGGCCAGTAAGCCACTGTACTaatggagagaaaaggggagggacagacagacagtgaggggACATGTCAGAGACTACCATCAATCAAAAGCTATTTTTAAATGGAACCCAATTTTGTCCAGGGCCCTGCGTGGTGATATTTTGGTTGGTGATAAAGAGAACATCTAGAAACACACAACCATACCTTGACATGAGCAACGATCTTCAAAGCGATGGTGGTCAGGTACAGAGAGTTCATAACAAAATCCATAAGGTTCCACCAGTCATGGATATAATCCTGGAACCCTCCATTCCACATCTGTTTAATCTCTGTCCAGATAAAGCCTATAGAGAGACCACCAACAAGCAGAGCTATGGACACTATATGAAGAATTGGGTGTCTTGTGTTGTGAGATGAAGCGTTAGAGGCAGTTGGAAGTGCATGGCTTGCAACCATGGTTGCAGGTTTCGTTGTTTGCCCTTCATATTTGTATTAGATAGGACTGAGTTGTCTAATGGTCATTAATATCACACAAACCAGTATGTACATAATGTATTGGGACAGCCCTGATCCAAAAACGCCATACAGTTCATTTGGAAAGTCTTCATACCCCTCCactctttccacattttgttacatttgctTCCCACAGaggcgccccccccccctccacaaaTGCcaatgtacacgctagcggcctacaagtctacattttcataatgcacGATCgaaattatagatgaatagatcaggggctatttttttattacatgtattttttggGTCCGTTTGAGATACGGGGCtgttcataaaagatctggggctagagccccggacgcccagtgCTAATGACACCACTGACGTCCCCCATAATATATGTAGGCTAATTGCCATGATTATTAATGATGACTATTATTGTTATGATTGTTattaatattgttattattattattatttttactgttgTTATCATCAAACATCATCAAAAAAGCACATCATTTATTAGTTTCCCagggaaacaaacagcagcCATCAGAAACAGCTagcaatttaacattcaaatattaattaaaaaactGCCAATCAGAAATGCTAAACAATAATTATTCTTATGAACTGTTCCAACGGAAAACAAGCTGGCACTTATCAAGGGGTAAAAGCAGAAGGATTAAGGAAATTTAAAAACCTCTGAAAGTTAGTGAGAGCCCTCCGCCTGGTTCTATTGCTGTCAACAAAGCCACTTGTATTGAATAGTTTTAATGTGCTTCTGGATGCTGGATGCTAAGTTGATTTCAGGGGAAGTCTGACATATCCctcttgtaaatgtgtaaccACTGTGATAACAAGGTGTTCACGGTGTATCCCTCAGAGAAATAACTGCTTTTAAGAGAAAGAAATTCTTCCACGGGTAATACCAAAAAAGAGTGTccattttccagagtttacacaGTAAAAACCATGTGGGTGAAACTGTATAGACGATACTCTGACGTCCTGTTCCCGTGAAGGCAGCAGGAAGGGCGCAGAGCTGCACGGAGCTGCGCCACAAGAAGCTGTCAGAACACTGAGGAGAAGAAGCGTTACAATACACAGTCTCGTCCAGTCGCAGTGGCGTAAACGGGCAGATTTTAATGACCACAGTTTTTTGCAAGGACTTGAAACTCGTATTGTTGTGAATCTTCGGTGTAAACTCGCCTTAAAAAAACGCCCCCGAAGGGCACCTCAATGGCcccctttccaaaatattgcttcCAGAGCCCCCCGTCGTCCTCTGAACATCCCCCGGGGGGGCTCTGTTGAGAAACGCTGCATTACAGCCTTATTGTAAAATGGATTACATAGATGTTTCCCTCATCAATCCACACACCATGCAACTTAATGAAAAagctaatatttttttgtttggtggAAATTTTGGCAAAGgtatgtgaatgtccttgattgGCCCAGTCATAGTCCAGACTGGAACCCAattggagagacctgaaaatggctgtgcaaTGTTCGCCATGCCAAACTAAAAGAGCCTGAGTGGATCTGAGggagaagaatgggagaaacatcccaaatacaggtgtgccaagcttaCCCAAGAAGTCTAGGCTGTATATGGTGccaaatgtgcttcaacaaagttcagagtaaaggggtctgaatacttaagtAAATTTGATATTTTGTACAATTCTTTCTTGGTCATTGTGGTGTATTGTGTataaattgaaaaaaaacataatttgttttagaataaggctgtataGTAACAACAAGTGAAAAAGTGAAgattctgaatactttccaaattcTAAATGTAGACCGGTTCTTGAGCCAGTCATATGACCCATCTTTATTTTTAAGGTTGTCATGTTTCTTTCACTTCTCTGATCTATGGCCACATTCCTTAGCGGTGCATGGACAGATAGGTATGTCTGTGCATCCTGCCAAGTGGTTCCAGAATCATACACAGGAAACACATGGAACAAACTCTTACCCAGCACCCAGGGAAGTATCATCCATTCCACGACAGTAGGAGCTGGTCCCTGTCTGTTGGGTTCTGTAGAGACGATGTGCTGGGAGGCCAGCAGCAGGAGGAACAGGAAGGTGAGATATGATGCTGTGTGGCAGATAAACTTGATGAAGGGCTTCCTAAAGAAGAACACCCGTTATTTGATTGTTTGAAATAGCCACCATTCGGTTGTTGGTCTGCTCCTGTAACCTCTGGGTAACTTGCCTGATGAAGTGTCCGTAGCGGCTCTTAGGAGAGACCAGGTAGCAAAGGGAGAAAAGTGGGAATAGAAGGCCGATGAAGACACAGGTTAGGAACTTCCCTGCCCAATGACGGCGCCTCCACCCCGGGAACTCATCATACCAACGAGACGCAAGCAGCTGCTGACAGTTGGGCTGGGCTACGAACTGGGGcagtggggtggggtggggggtcaaTAGAGaaaggaagggggagagggatgcAGGGCATGGGTAGGGATGTGGAAAGTAAACACCGTTTTTGACTTCCTAGATTAAATATGTTCTCCTTAAAGGTCATCCTCCTCCCTTTGGGCACAGATCAATGCAATGCTTTAAGTAGAGAATATGGTGTTGCTTAGAAATAATAAGCAGCTGTTTGTGCAAAGGTGCTCATCTACGAATAACTACTTTGACACTGTCTATTTGTGTCATTCAACTACTTACAATATTTTGGTCAATGTACTTGACCAAAGTGCCTCTGTCTGATGTGACATATGAGTGGAAAACCCAACAGATGTTTTAAAGACACTCAGTTTATGTATGGCCAAATAATAACAAACCAAATAACAGTTCTTGATATTGGGAATTTAAGTATCCTGGTTTTCAGGTAGACTATGACAGACTGTGTCATTGCATATGGGTGTAAAATGTGTCCTTAAATGAACACACAATTCACCTGAGGGGACCCTGAAAAGCAGGGCACAGTGATCAATCACATTGATTTAGTCTGAAACACCCATTTTACATGGCAAAAAGACAAAATCATTTTCAAACTAAGGATTCTAGTTCCAACCAGTGCCGGAGTCTCTGTTTACGACAGGGAACACTCTAACCGTCTGAGATTTAACACTTAGTCTGACTGAGGACCCCACGGATGACTTCATCCCACACAATCAATGTAAATCCATTTGGAGTAATTATGTCGTAATTATGTTAGAATGAGATCAACCTAACCAGTCAGAGCGCCGCAGATGTTCAGCAGATGATTCTATCAAACGTCACACTGACAAAAACCCAATATTGTTTCCAGAGGAATAAACTGAAATACAGccttatctgggctaaatcgaACACACATGCAGTAGGCACTTGTGTTGATTTCAGTCAATCAGTGAACTGATCAATTAACTAAGTAACTCAGTGTGGCATCTGTTGTCAGTTAGAGTTTAAATGCAGCATCTCTTTCTATTCAGGAGGGGGCAACATTTGTCCATTTGACAACGCTACTCTACAGTAACTGTAACAGCAACCAATCTTATACTCATGTCTTTTTTGTTTGGTTGTTCCTTgttgttctgttgttgttttttctgtgtttctcctTTAGTTGGTGGTTTCTTGTATCATTGGCACATGGGATGGTGCTTTGACTGGGTTGGATGGAGGGGCTGGGTGACATTGGGGATTGGGCTAAATAGGTAAGGAGTGAGAAGCAGTCAAGAGGAACTGAGGGGGGAGGGTGAATATTGTACAGCGGTTTCACTACAAATgtatcttttaaaatgtaataaattccCTACATGTGGGCTAGCATGGTCCGCTGCTTGAGGTCCTGCTGCAGCCTGGATTCTAATCTAGCCCCCAAGttctttcagaaaaataaaaacactttccTTTCCAATTAAGCATAGAAATTCTGTGGAGCGTGCTGGTTATGATCTGGCCCTGCTATACAACTACTTATAAAATCTGATTAACTTATACAATACAGATGTATGCATTTGTGGAAAACGTTCAGCCATAAACCATCAGTAGCATTATGGTTGTCATTATTACTGTTGTATCATTCCACTAGATTTGGCCTCAGCCCCAGGATACTCAGGCAAAGCACAATTAGAAAGATGTGTCTGTCTGGAAAAAAGATATTACTTCATTACATTCCCATCAAGGACTGGACAGTACACTTAGAGTTTAATTAGATATAGAATGCAAGGTCTGGGCTCTGTCTAAAATAGCACCctattttcatatttaataaATTGCCACACATTGCATTGCGTTTACATCTTAAAAATTaagtctgtaacacaacaacaaaatgtggagaaagtgaggaGGTCAGAATACTTTGTGAAGGCACAATATAGTGAGGGAACAGGCACATATGCTTTTTGTTTAAAAGTTTTGTTTCCTGTTCATATGacatttacaacatgaaatctaaACTTTTATCTCTCTGGGAGTGTAATACATTCTTCAGAATCCTACATTAGCCGACAACTTCACCAGGAGTATTTAAGCACTATAAacctccggaaaaaatgaagagagcactgcacctttttccttcccttccaAAGTTGATAAGGAAAGTTctgagcgaggaacagaagcgtttaatttgtagtggtctcttaatttaacccttctgttcctcactcaaaacctcccttttcaacttttttggaaagtaaagaaaaaggtgcagtggtctcttaattttttaagaACTGTATAACATGCTTTGGAGCCTACCTCCTTCTGTCTGTATTTGATAGCCAGTTTGAGTCTGGCCAGGTCATGTGTGCTGTCATCCAGTAGAGGGTGGATGTCATCTCTGTAGTTCAAGATTATCTCCAGCTCTCTGGAACTCCTGGTTTGGTCCAGTAGATCCTTGGCAAACTGTTTACACTGTTGAGATAACTCCTCATACTCCGACTTAAATTCATTCTCCACCTGAAACCCTCAAATTCAGTTACAGTTAACAGTCATTACAGTCATTACAACTGTGGGGTGGAACAGCACTGATGtggtaaatataatatttatttaaaaaagtcatgattgtctcagtcccaaggtcttacattGCTagactattgtgctgggggattagGTCAGTTCTCTTTCCctactaagttctccttctccactataaattgttgttgatatgagaaatgcattttctgaattttcccagtctcctcccgttttgaactttaggaggacatgaggtccttgtccatctggtcatacttctgagcaagtctaaatttaaatagactctggatttagcctacatacatttattagttattccaattggactcttaatatctcacccggtacagacagaagaggactggtcatccctctgagcctgggtcctctctaggtttcttccaaaatgtcagccttctttgggagtttttcctagccactgaaattcaacactactgttgtttgctccttggggtttaaggcttgGTGTTTcggtaaaagcactttgtgtcaactgctgttgtaaaaagtgctttataaatacatttgattgattgattattctTGGTTAGTACAGTcataaattaaaagaaaatggagGCACTTTTTTAAGAGTTCTTGAAGTCTTGTTCCTGTGTGTttaatttttcatttaaaacaccATGTTGTTCTATCCTATCACCCATGAAATAATCCCATCCCTAATCTCTCATGGGGATATTTGCacatgaaataattaattttttgAGAAAACTGCACTACGAAGTATAGTGTTACCTTAACTGGAGAAAATGCTGAGCATATAATACCTAACAGCATGGATTAATGTGTCAACTGTTGAAAAGATGGTTACATCTTTTCCCAACTTACTTCAATTGAACAGTAgagctgtcaaactgtttcaCTTTAAAGGCATTACACATTAGACAttctattatattattatattgaaCTGATACTTTTTAAATTAGTAATGTTGCACAATGCCTGGTTTTTGATTTGTGGCAGACAATATAATTTGTTTGAAATTGCGTCTTCTTGTGTCGTGGTAGAGCTGAGATGAGTTGATCATActtttgtaatgtgtatattAAATTGCTGCAATGGCCTGTGTGACATTATATTTTACgtccttatttaaaaaaacatttctttacatgattaatatattttacattataaatatttgtaaatgtgattttGTAGGAGATAGGTGTTTTATGAATACAGTGGCATTCATATTATTtgttgtaatatatatatattcataaaaaatattatttgtttactGATGGGATATCTAAAAACATACCACAAGGTTTTCGCCACGTGAATTAAATTGAACACTGGGCTTCAAATGTCACCGGCAAAAGAAAACTACAACcacacagaaagaaagacaatcAAACAACCTACTAATCAATGAATCATTCAGCCTCACCTTGCTGAGTTCCTGTAGTTCCCAGGAGAGCTGGAAGGCTGTGAGGAAAGGGTCTTCACTGGACATGGCCATGAGTGAAGGGCTGGCCAGGGCCTTATAGATGTTGAGGCGAGAGCGGGACTGACGCAGACTGTCCACATCGGagctggacacacactccaTGCAGTTACAGTGAACCTGGGGCCAAGGAAATGAAGAGTTAGTGGAGGACAGCCCTGTGACTATCACGCTCCATTCGATAACTGTATGATCATACTGAATACTGTGATACTATCCCATACTGAACCATGTAATATCTAGTAACTCTAACCCACTTCATGAGGCCGGGGAATGGACACCCCTTTTTGCACCAGCAGTTTGATGATCTCATAGTTGTTGGTGTGAGCTGCCAGGATGATGGGCGTGATATCAGGAGTGAAGTCAGAGAACTGCCTGTCCAATAGGATGGGAAGGACCTGTGGAAGGGGTGAGGCAGAGATTTGTAAGTTAACTGCTTGTCCAATAGGATGGGAGGACCAAGACAATGAGAGATGCATAAAAAGCACAGTGGAACCACTATcaggagaggtggagatggaAGGAGTGGTAAACTATcaggagaggtggagatggaAGGAGTGGTAAACTATcaggagaggtggagatggaAGGAGTGGTAAACTATCAGGAGAGGTGGAGATTGAAGGAGTGGTAAACTATcaggagaggtggagatggaAGGAGTGGTAAACTATCAGGAGAGGTGGAGATTGAAGGAGTGGTAAACTATcaggagaggtggagatggaAGGAGTGGTAAACTATCAGGAGAGGTGGAGATTGAAGGAGTGGTAAACTATcaggagaggtggagatggaAGGAGTGGTAAACTATCAGGAGAGGTGGAGATTGAAGGAGTGGTAAACTATcaggagaggtggagatggaAGGAGTGGTAAACTATcaggagaggtggagatggaAGGAGTGGTAAACTATCAGGAGAGGTGGAGATTGAAGGAGTGGTAAACTATcaggagaggtggagatggaAGGAGTGGTAAACTATCAGGAGAGGTGGAGATTGAAGGAGTGGTAAACTATCAGGAGAGGTGGAGATTGAAGGAGTTGTGCACTATCAGGAGAGGTGGAGATTGAAAGAGATGTGCAGTATCAGGAGAGGTGAAGATTGAAAGAGTTGTGCACTATCAGGAGAGGTGGAGATTGAAAGAGTTGTGCACTATCAGGAGAGGTGGAGATTGAAAGAGTTGTGCACTATCAGGAGAGGTGGAGATTGAAAGAGTTGTGCACTATCAGGAGAGGTGGAGATTGAAAGAGTTGTGCACTATCAGGAGAGGTGGAGATATGCACAGCCTCCTGGGATAGAAAGATGAGAGTGTAATCAATCTATTCTATTACActcttctttctctcaccctccctccattTTATATTTCGAACGCAGCTATAATATGGTTTATCTACACACTGACTCAACAGCACTGCTTTCTTGTCATATCTAATTAACAAGGCCTCAGGCCTAGAATGTGAAGATGTAAATACAAAGAGATTTAGCGTGTTAGAAAGTGTAGGGGCAGCTTAACAAACTCTGATGGTTTTAATGAACTCTTTACAGTTGTGTGGTTAAGAgctaatgtgtgtatgtgtgtgtgtgtgtgtgtgtgtgtgtgtggagtgggggtctacattttatttttgtactttgTTTTAAAAGGAGGTGATACAGATATGTTGCAACCTTGATAATGGATATATGGAGTTAATGTGTACAATACTTGTTAATATTTATTACCTTATTATAATTAGTTATCAAGGTCTGTCATCATCTCTGCCCATATAAGCAGTCAGACAGCAACTAGTCAGGCAAAAAGAATATCTATGTGCTTCCCTCATCTATTTAGCCAGCTGAGCTAATAAAACTACCAGAATCCTTGCACGCCAGAGGGAATGAATTTGCCGGTCTTGAGGCAAACAGACCTGTATAAATCTGCTTCATACTATATAAAATCTTGCCGATGTAAAAAATAAGTTATGATAGACACATTTGCTTCAAAAATGATTTAGCCAGCAATGATAACTGACATTTCCAACACAGCATTGGGACTGTAGTTCCAGCCCACACTAGAGATAAGTTAAACGCCTGGAGGTGTTTTTGATAGCCGGTGTGGTGCCAGGCGGAGCTATAACAATGATAGTAACACTTGGGCCTTTGTTTTGAGTGGCTATGTAAATTCAAATCTATAACTGGTGTCCACAGTTAAGCTAATGCTGCTGGAAGCCGTAATCAGGATATCTTTGTTATGTAAACATCCATTTACTCATTGGATGTATgcaaattcaaaaacaaaaggtaTTGTTTCACTTATCTAGGC
The sequence above is a segment of the Esox lucius isolate fEsoLuc1 chromosome 1, fEsoLuc1.pri, whole genome shotgun sequence genome. Coding sequences within it:
- the trpc4b gene encoding short transient receptor potential channel 4b — its product is MSQLYYRRTANSSNRDQTTLRIVRAEYELSGLERNYLGAVEKGDYVSVKQALEEAQIYFRVNINCIDPLGRTALLIAIENENLEIIELLLSYNVHVGDALLHAIRKEVVGAVELLLNHKKPSGEKQVLPILLDRQFSDFTPDITPIILAAHTNNYEIIKLLVQKGVSIPRPHEVHCNCMECVSSSDVDSLRQSRSRLNIYKALASPSLMAMSSEDPFLTAFQLSWELQELSKVENEFKSEYEELSQQCKQFAKDLLDQTRSSRELEIILNYRDDIHPLLDDSTHDLARLKLAIKYRQKEFVAQPNCQQLLASRWYDEFPGWRRRHWAGKFLTCVFIGLLFPLFSLCYLVSPKSRYGHFIRKPFIKFICHTASYLTFLFLLLLASQHIVSTEPNRQGPAPTVVEWMILPWVLGFIWTEIKQMWNGGFQDYIHDWWNLMDFVMNSLYLTTIALKIVAHVKYSGLLARDKWEMWHPTLVAEAMFAIANIFSSLRLISLFTANSHLGPLQISLGRMLLDILKFLFFYCLVLLAFANGLNQLYSYHKTNEGQKGCKGIRCEIQNNAFSTLFETLQSLFWSIFGLISLYVTNVEADHKFTEFVGATMFGTYNIISLVVLLNMLIAMMNNSYQHIADHADIEWKFARTKLWMSYFEEGGTLPSPFNIIPSPKSVCYFICWIRKHIFKNRAKKTETFRTIGKRAALNVRKNHQYQEVLKNLVKRYVAAMIRDAKRKEGLTEENFKELKQDISSFRYEILGMMKGKTADGGGAPAGSKPSEGGGASNLVYPDHSFKYLRQFLSASPNTDMFHMSTSMLDQSAAPSSTPSVPSPGWNRLANGSVVQSPVSTGPLSNPSSLFSSSYASIHTSTKERLSWNDFPYDISDFGLRSVSEEVGEADLEELGCDEEEEEQEKTVDSKGAGKKTEMDVKEERGACHESIVKQTIEDETT